In Oryza glaberrima chromosome 8, OglaRS2, whole genome shotgun sequence, the following are encoded in one genomic region:
- the LOC127782080 gene encoding uncharacterized protein LOC127782080: MLRRRREMDASSSAEVTGRCGGGGGGDDGGGGGDEEIRCRRRRRRRRGDAASVSAEETRRCGVVVGSGGDVEMRRWRRQRRRGDAARRRRRWMPRRRGAPAPRPSVRGFVPRDTVKAQATTRCRRFPNCPLFFFFTSSGTRCCVSAFRSLLQCCFVAVGFLLLVDLGRKCDCLSGRCDAQGVSDRWMRCC; this comes from the coding sequence ATgttgcggcgacggcgggagatGGATGCATCATCATCGGCTGAGGTGACggggagatgcggcggcggcggcggcggcgacgacggcggtggaggaggagacgaggagatacggtgtcgtcggcggcggcggaggcgacggggaGATGCGGCGTCAGTgtcggcggaggagacgaggagaTGCGGTGTCGTTGTCGGCAGCGGAGGCGACGTGGAGatgcggcgttggcggcgacaGAGGCGACGAGGAGATgcggcgcgtcgtcgtcggcggtggatGCCTCGGCGTCGCGGGGCGCCCGCACCACGTCCTTCCGTGCGTGGTTTCGTGCCGCGTGACACGGTCAAGGCACAAGCCACAACGCGATGCAGACGCTTCCCCAACTgtcctcttttcttcttttttacaaGCTCTGGAACTCGCTGTTGTGTCTCTGCATTTCGGTCTCTGCTGCAGTGCTGCTTCGTGGCGGTTGGTTTCTTGCTTCTTGTTGATCTTGGAAGAAAGTGTGATTGTTTGAGCGGCAGATGTGATGCGCAAGGCGTTAGCGATCGATGGATGCGGTGCTGTTGA